A genomic window from Nicotiana sylvestris chromosome 11, ASM39365v2, whole genome shotgun sequence includes:
- the LOC104249821 gene encoding protein CHLORORESPIRATORY REDUCTION 6, chloroplastic, which produces MSHSSLSMASTKPLHTLSSPLKQTIPSFVPLISYKPNSDFSISFTSSSQVNQQSQLRQVAASVAFNPSGNFDLSLYDEQENTEVAPPPMPPTEGRYEVVIDNDIIQRLDLSPFQNATGLSSPLSAKPKEFLERTIGFTINYKREDKYDPRELSEFPDIRLWFIRLDATYPWLPVLLDWRAGELARYAAMLVPHQMSMKMGVVFNPEALELFVMNKVFVVYSWLKQNEIPMPRLKTKDMARMLGFGIGDELFDLIDKHHIDTS; this is translated from the exons ATGAGTCATTCTTCTTTATCCATGGCTTCCACAAAACCATTACACACACTTTCTTCTCCACTCAAACAAACAATTCCTTCTTTTGTTCCTTTGATTTCCTATAAACCCAATTCAGATTTTTCAATTTCTTTCACTTCTTCTTCACAGGTAAATCAACAATCCCAGCTGAGACAAGTTGCTGCTTCTGTAGCATTCAATCCTTCTGGGAATTTTGACCTCTCCCTTTATGATGAGCAAGAAA ATACAGAAGTAGCACCTCCACCAATGCCCCCAACAGAAGGTAGATACGAAGTTGTTATAGATAATGACATTATTCAACGTCTTGATTTATCCCCATTTCAAAATGCAACTGGATTATCATCACCCTTATCTG CCAAGCCAAAGGAGTTTCTGGAAAGGACAATTGGTTTTACAATCAATTACAAAAGAGAAGATAAATATGATCCAAGGGAATTATCAGAATTTCCAGATATACGACTATGGTTCATTCGGCTAGATGCTACTTATCCATGGCTGCCAGTTTTATTGGATTGGAGAGCTGGAGAACTTGCACGTTATGCAGCAATGTTGGTACCCCATCAG ATGAGTATGAAAATGGGGGTAGTATTCAATCCAGAGGCATTGGAGTTGTTTGTGATGAATAAGGTGTTTGTGGTATATTCTTGGTTGAAGCAAAATGAGATTCCAATGCCAAGGCTGAAGACAAAAGATATGGCAAGAATGCTTGGTTTTGGAATTGGGGATGAACTTTTTGACTTGATTGATAAACACCATATTGATACTTCATGA